A window of Clostridium botulinum BKT015925 contains these coding sequences:
- a CDS encoding DUF4883 family protein, translating to MKKGSFIFIVLALIGSILISSKMYLNRKKPANFYYTNLLVKNLSLYDKYEVKILDTNFYKRQDISNEDIKIICSFFKELKKPNFITPSSSFNEKPKYKIFFSFPQSKEKYVINVYNSEYLSVQPWDGDFPMDYISTKNIPFRFSIYNLCKNAFFSKQNTLKP from the coding sequence TTGAAAAAAGGAAGTTTTATATTTATTGTATTAGCATTAATAGGTTCTATTTTAATAAGTAGCAAAATGTATCTTAACAGAAAGAAACCTGCCAATTTTTATTATACCAATTTACTAGTAAAAAATTTAAGCTTATATGATAAATACGAAGTAAAAATATTAGACACAAATTTTTATAAACGCCAAGATATTTCTAATGAAGATATAAAAATAATATGTAGTTTTTTTAAGGAACTTAAAAAACCTAACTTTATAACCCCTTCGTCTTCTTTTAATGAAAAACCTAAATATAAAATATTTTTTTCTTTTCCCCAAAGTAAAGAAAAGTATGTAATTAATGTATATAATTCTGAATACTTATCTGTTCAACCTTGGGATGGAGACTTTCCTATGGATTACATAAGTACTAAAAATATACCTTTTAGATTTAGTATATATAATCTATGTAAAAATGCTTTTTTCAGTAAACAAAATACTTTAAAGCCATAA